The DNA window ATTCGCGGGCAGTCCGGGTGGATACCCGGCTGCAGCGACTGCTGGCCTGGTCGCCGGGACAGAGAGATCTCATCAAAACCGTGGCGCTGCTGCTGATGGTGGCTGACCATATTAACCGTATCCTGCACCTGAACCAAGAGTGGCTGTTTCTGGCCGGGCGCGGGGCGTTTCCGCTGTTTGCCCTGGTGTGGGGGCTGAACCTGTCCCAGCATACGCATATCCGCCAGTCTGCGATTAACCGGCTGTGGGGATGGGCGGTTATCGCGCAGTCCGGATATTTTCTGGCGGGATTTCCGTGGTATGAAGGGAATATTCTGTTTGCCTTTGCGGTGACCGCGCAGGCGCTGAAGTGGTGTGAGCAGCGCTGCCTGTTTCACTCTGCGGCCGCGCTGTTACTGCTGACGGCGTGGATACCCCTGTCCGGAACCAGCTACGGCGTTGCCGGCGTGCTGGTGCTGGTCATCTGTTACCGGCTGTACCGGACCACAGATACTGAAGAACATCTGGCGCTTGCGGCCTGCCTAGTGGTGGCCGTCCCCGCGCTGAATCTGGTCACCAGTGATGCCGCGGCGGTGGCAGGACTTCTGGTGACCGGGCTGACGGTATGGCTTGTTTCGCTGACAGGCAAATCACGGCCCCGGTTCTGGCCGGCTGATTTTTTCCCGGTATTCTACACCTGCCATCTGGCTGCCCTGGGCGTTCTGGCGATGTGACGGGTGTGGTATCTTTGGCGGTATGAGCAGGATTTGGCAGGGGCAGCATACAGCATGACTGAGCAGAAACGACCGGTACTGACACTGAAACGGAAAACGGATGGGGAAGCGCCGGCCCGCAGCCGCAAAACCATTATTAACGTCACCACGCCCCCGAAGTGGAAGGTGAAGAAACAGCAGCTGGCTGACAGGGCTGTCCGGGAAGCGTCACTGGCAGAAAAAAAAGCCCGGGCAAGAAAAGATCTGTCCATCTACCTGCGATTTCAGTCAGTGGAGGAAGCGGTCAGCACGCTGAAACCCTGGTGGCCGGGGCTGTTTGACGGCGACACGCCCCGTCTTTTCGCCTGTGGCGTGCGTGAGGCGCTGTTTGAGGACGCCTCCAGGCGTGGTATCCCGCTGTCACACAAAAAGATAATCCGTGCG is part of the Salmonella enterica subsp. enterica serovar Typhimurium str. LT2 genome and encodes:
- the traX gene encoding conjugative transfer: fimbrial acetylation, with amino-acid sequence MTMDNATRNDSRAVRVDTRLQRLLAWSPGQRDLIKTVALLLMVADHINRILHLNQEWLFLAGRGAFPLFALVWGLNLSQHTHIRQSAINRLWGWAVIAQSGYFLAGFPWYEGNILFAFAVTAQALKWCEQRCLFHSAAALLLLTAWIPLSGTSYGVAGVLVLVICYRLYRTTDTEEHLALAACLVVAVPALNLVTSDAAAVAGLLVTGLTVWLVSLTGKSRPRFWPADFFPVFYTCHLAALGVLAM
- the finO gene encoding conjugative transfer: regulation, with amino-acid sequence MTEQKRPVLTLKRKTDGEAPARSRKTIINVTTPPKWKVKKQQLADRAVREASLAEKKARARKDLSIYLRFQSVEEAVSTLKPWWPGLFDGDTPRLFACGVREALFEDASRRGIPLSHKKIIRALKAIARSEAYLSAMKAGACRYDTEGYVTEHITVEEEQYALARLAKVRAQNARKAELRAVLAQTV